aaagaaaaaattcagaagaTCCAAAATGAATTGGTAAGGTTTATTTGTTTCCAGAATTTCTAATTGAATATTCTATTCACTACTTTTTACCTTATTACTTATTAATTCCAGGCAAACATAGTCACTGAGGAGATTGTAATACCTCCAAAGTTTTACAATTCACTAATTGGAACTGgaggaaaattaattcattccattATGGAAGACTGCGGAGGAGTTGCTATCAAGTTTCCAACCGCTGAGAGTCAAAGTGATAAGGTAATtgttagggtggtccttattttgGGTAAGTCAGAATTTCAAACCTCTCACCCCTTGCATATCTCccatttaccaaaaaaaaaaaatatgtgcaaAGTTTAAGCCCAATCCGACAACGTTTACCCGTGGCCCAAGCGGGTCAAAGTTTAATATTGGAGCCAAATGGTAAAAACGAGCTTGAAGGCCTTTATTTAAGTAGAccagcgaaaaaaaatcgtagtaGGCTATAATCCACAAGATTTCTAACTAAATTCACAACTAATTGAATGTACTGATACCGAGTTCCGCCAAAAATTTCTAGGCCTTCAAGCTCGTTTTTACCATTTGGCTCCAATATTAAACTTTGACCCGCTTGGGCCACGGGTAAACGTTGTCCGATTGGGCTTAAACTttgcacacattttttttttggcaaatggGAGATATGCAAGGGGTGAGAGGTTTGAAATTCCGACTTACCcaaaataaggaccaccctagtaATTGTACACCTGGGAATGATATTTCGCTTTGCAAAACGCATTGGTAATTAGAATAGAAGTAAAATATTGCTACTATTCAATAGGTCAGCATCAGGGGGCCAAAAGATGATGTTGAAAAGGCAAAACAACAGCTTTTAGAATTATCCAATGAGAAACTTTTATCTAGCTTCACTGCTGAAGTTCGAGCAAAGGCCCAACATCACAAATTCCTTATCGGAAAAAGTGGTGCGAATATTAAAAAGGTAATAAACGATTTGGTTATCTCATGTCCGGTCGAGTGTTACTCGTGATTTGACGTgagcaattttataataacgatatatcttccccccccccacaGATCCGAGAATCTACGGGAGCACGAATTATTTTCCCAACGGACAAAGACGAGGACAAAGAGGTCATCATGATCATTGGCAAGCAAGATGCGGTCGACAAGGCCAAAGCTGAGCTTGAATCTACTATTAAAGAAATAGTAAGCTTTCGTGGcttgaattcaattcaaaacGCAAAACAaaagtgaataataaaattaatcgaaattATTCTCTTAGGATAATATCACAGAAAGTGAAATCAGTATTGAGTCCAAGCATCACAGACACTTCGTGGCTCGTAGGGGAGAAGTACTTCACCGAATCGCAGAAGAATGTGGTGGAGTTCAGATCTCTTTCCCGCGCGCTGGTGTCGACAGCGACCGAGTTGTCATCAAGGGAGCGCTTGAATGTATCAAAGCTGCGAAGCAGCGTATGCTAGAAATTGTCCAAGAGTTGGTAAGAAGTTAATTTCTAACTGTAACCAATCCTTCTAACCTTCTAATCAATTTAAACCTGAAGTTGTATTTtgcaatatatatttaatgCAATACTCACATTTCCTATCTtcggaaaaattatatttgcattataaaaatctttgaataaATCTGACAATTTCTTCCAcccttattatttttttacttcacagGAATCTATGGTAACGATCGAATGCATAATTCCACAACGACATCACCGCACAGTTATGGGTGCTAGGGGCTGCAAGGTTCAAGGTATCACTGCAGAGTTTGATGTACAAATCAAATTTCCAGATCGTGTTGTGCATggtaattatattaatgtttaCCTTTTTCTCATACTACACATTGGGTCTAGtctaaaatcaaaaaatatcagTACGATTTCACACCATTCTACCATTATCACTCAGgtaaaatctaattttcaaatttccacaCAACTTTCAGAGGAACAACGTCCTGATGAACAAGTCAATGGCGAGGAGACAGAGGCAGTAGAAACCGTTCCAGCTTGCGATATAATCCGAATCACTGGGCAACCAGACAAGGCAGAGGCAGCTAGACAAGCTCTTTTAAGTCTTGTTCCAATTACTATTGAGGTGCATTGAGAAAGTTTCTTTGTATACGATATTCTTTTATAGATACGAATAAtactattgatttttttttgttaggtCGAAGTGCCGTTCGATCTCCATCGCTCGATCATAGGACAACGAGGTCGCGAAGTTAAAGAACTAATGGAAAAATATGATGTACATATCATGCTGTCACCGGCTGAACAAAAATTAGATTTTATCAAGGTAATAATGCATAACAGAAATAGTTGAAGCAGCTAGAGTCACTTTCTTTGTCTAAtttctgttttattattaccattcACAGATTTCTGGAACACCACCGTGTGTAGAAGAAGCAAAAGAAGCTATTCTGGAGAAATGCAAGAATCTGGAGGCTCAGCGACAAGATAGAGCGCTGAAATCCTTTGAATTAAAGGTATTATGAgaatattttctaaatatttgtttttctttgtcacATGAGTCGTACATTTTGGCCCTTATCTATATTTGCATATCGTTTTCAGATTGAAGTAGATCCAGAATATCATCCTAAGATAATCGGTCGCTCAGGCGCcgtaataaagaaaattagatCTGACAATGACGTTCAAATAAATTTCCCACGCATTGGGGAACCCGAACAACACATTATCACCatcactggttatgagaaaAATGCTCAAGACGCTCGTGAtgatataatgaaaatagtcaatgAGCTGGTAAATTTCAATGCTCCTTTTACTTTTCTATttgttattcgaaattttgttttcatggTAAAGTAAAATACCATGTCCATGTTCTATAGAACGAGCAGTCCAAAGAAGAAGTCCATATCAAGGCAGCTGTACACTCTCGATTAATCGGAGCCAAGGGAAGAAACATTCGTAGAATAATGGACGAGTTTAAAGTAGACATTAGATTTCCACGAAATACTGATCCTGATCCTAACATTGTAACCATAATGGGGAGCGAGGATAACATCAACGATGCTaaagagcacctgctgaattTGGAGGAGGAATACGTATGTGTTTGAATATgacttaaaataaaaaagcaatAAATACGTACCATGAAATGAATGAAGACTGAATTTGAGTGATGCAATTTGTCCACAGCTCCAGGATGTCAGCGAGAATGAAATACGAAACAGTTTCCGTTCTCCGATTCAACGAGATGAGGGAGGGTTGAGCGGCACTGAAAGCGAGACTGGATTCGTAGTCAAAGGAGGTCCGTGGGAGCAGCAGCAACGAGCTGCTCCGAACACAGACAGCGTTACGGAATTTCCATCCTTCGGTGGTTCCGCTGCTCCCATGCCTGCGTCTGCCCCATCTGGTCCTTGGGGGGCTAAGCGCTAGAGTAGAGTAGAAGACATCTTCTAATAAATATCGGTCGACTTTATAAGCTAATGAATTTTAAGGTAACTTTCCTCTGACAAACGACAAGGGTAACACTGCTGCTGGGTGGTTCCCTGTTCCATTACTGATGCTGCTGCATACGACCTGGCCACTCTCTTGGACTTTGACACTGGTTTACTACACAATGTACGACGACATGTTTATATTTACAGTTCAAACTGACGTATTTATGTATCTGTAACTGCAACGCGTAATAATggtcgatagaaaaaaaaaagttataacaCACCGTGACATACTACACTAGAAATCAGGTTATTTATAATGTAGTATGTTTGGGGGTGATTTCACTTTGAACcgaacatgtttttttttcatccagacGACATGCGTTGTAGGTTCAGATATATTGTACTTAAGACTGTGGCTTCATAGGAATTAATTTGCGTACTGTATATTCTTCAGATTTGTCGATTCTAGACGGATCAAACACCGTGATggctaattattattttatttttgttttttttttcaattttgaaaatctattaATTAGCCAAGcataatattttgtttatttatttataactttttGTATATAAATTCCAATTTCTGTGTTGGACGTTATAATGAAATTGGCTAGCAAAGCCAGACATTGATATTAACTGCTAAATGttaaacgaagaaaattaatggaaaatttctgaaaatgaattaGGTCAGTTTAAAGAACATGTTCCTATACAATATATACTGAATCTATTGTAGAATATTAGCGATTATAATCCGCGTACACATATACTGTTCTAAAAGAACAAGAAGGCACACTTTCAATTGCTTGCTTTTCggaatttacaaatttacgCTTCGTTAAAATAGTTTATTAGCACGACGTAAATCGAGATTTTTTAATAGTATAAAtgtaaactgaaaaaaatattaattttttataatatgaGTGTTATCCTTACAACAATGAGACGTAAAAAGGcacggaagaaaaaagttatatatataactCATATCCTGTATTGTCGATTTGAGTAACTTCTATGTTGATATGAAAAGCAAGGATTTTCTCCAATACGGATGACtttaaaaatacgaaaaccgCTTTGGGAACATAATCTTTATAAGACCTTTCAATTTAGTAATTGATTGACAACCCAGACTAACTATTATAACAAGATGTGTCCGGTTGTAACTGGCGTTGTTAACAAATAAGTAATTACTCTACATTCAAATAGAGTATACGATACTGTTCAgtgtgtgaatttttatttattcaattttgttttacaacaacaacaacaataacattCAACTTTGGTGTATGATATGCAAAATCACATATACCAATGTATGAGGCCAACTAGTTAAGAAAACTATTCGGTTCAAGTGCCTTGTCTACTTTCTTCAAAGACAGCTCATTTTCAATTGTTGGAGGAATGTGAATATTAGGTTTATGTATAtgatattgataataatcattGTATGATTAACCATGTGTAACCAGATGAATATTGCATATATACCACTGTCAAGAgacgagcaaaaaaaaatgacagctAATAATCATGGATTAAAGAATTACCAAACACAGCacactgaaatttttactactatatttttcaggttttcagcaacttttattaaaaatctaCTTGGAATCAACAATCTTAATTAATGCACGTTTTATCAATGCATAATGCATATATTAactatatatacgtataaatattacatacatacgtactaTACATACACATTCAATTAATGAAATGGCTCATTTAATTTTTAGCCAATCATTATATAGGTAgctatgaatgaaaaattactttttttttaataaacaaGAAGTAAGATTTGGTTTCAGACCAATACCTATAGGTAGACATACATGCGCCTGGCCCTAAGGGCGACGGCAATTCGATAAACACCAGGACGAGGCTTGATTTCCGCGCGAAGCGCTTTGCTTTGAAATTCACAATAGGAAGGTACTATTCAGATTTTGTCGCATAATTTGGTCGTTTTATTCCTACTGAATTTACATTTGATATTTAATATACAAACGATAGGCGTGTGTGACATAAAGAAACAAACCGTCcaagtgaaattaaaaaagtctGCAAATATTAAAGGTGAATTATGTAGCATATAGCCGAAAAAAGGCGTGGTAATAAACATAcgaaattcattcaattttgataaatattacgTGCGGAGAACGGTGACttatgttgattttttttctgttcttaaGAGATTTCTAGAttggataatatttttgtttaacaAATGCTCAAGTCTTGTGAATCCCTTTGCGTTTAATGTGTATTAATAATATCGACTATTTTTGGCTGTACAAACACAGcatatttcaataatacaataattacgaaaattcaTGCATTGTTTCTTTCTATAGTTACAGCAAATTTAGACTTGTAAGAGACGATCCACATTATTTACCACTCGCTACAACAATGATGTAAAATCAGAGAATTCCAAACCTTTCAATTGCTTGACAAATCCGTCATTTGGCCTTATGCATTCCCTAACAGATTTCACCTCCTGATAAGCTTGATCGTatgatagattttttttaaccattaaATAACCTATCACAACGGAAGCTGATCGAGATACACCCGCGTTACAGTGTATAAAAACGCCCTGACCTCCTTTTTCACGCATTATTCTCAGGCAGGTTTTTAATGCCTCTGAAATTTTAGCTTCCGGAATATCCATTAAATCTATAAAGTAATAATGAATATCTTTAAATACAATTTCCAGCTTTATACCAATACTTATAATGTGCCGTATCCCATGGTTTTCTAAGATATTTATATCAGCTGCTGGATCTTGAGAGCCAAAGTATAAACCAGGCTCCACCATAGCCATTTGTAGATCGGGTTTTGTATCAACGATGAATGGTAGTCCTTTGTCTACTAATCTCATCTCGCTTCCTAAAATTTCGTACTTTTCACCCAGCATGTTAGTTACTACAGTATTACAGTGTTTTAGCTCCTTTTTCTTAGCTGTTAAAAGGGAGCTCAGACTCATGACGGAGGATTAATTAAACAGCAGCAACGTAACTATCACCACTTTTAAGAATTAGTGATTATTAACTgctatttaaattttttattattcaggtaaaaaatgtaaaatatcgACTATCACTACGTAAAATGATGTTCAGTTAATTAACAGCTACAGATGATTGATCTTcgcaaataatattcttttttaagTCCAACGGGTCGTAGCCTACCTCGCATAAATAGAGAGCGTACGGTGGCAATACTTGAACACGCGAGTCCCAGTTATGACGTGACGGAACTTGTAACATACACCTAATATCTCTTTCCGTAATTTTTCCTAATCCTAGTGTGATCAGGGTTCCGACCATTCGACGAACCTGCCAAGTTAAATATTGAAAGAGccatattaattattattatgaaaataGGACAAGACAGGGGAACGTAGTGTTTGATTGTCTGACCCATACAAATGATGATCATTACCTGATTATAAAGAAAAGCTCTACCCCCACACCTGAAATCCCAGTAATCGAACTGTGTGGAAAGGGGATCATCAATCATTAAAGGCTGACCCTTTTCCACAGTGAAGTAATCAAGTTGCCGGACATAAACAACCTTTTTATTTTGATActtgttctttatttttccagcaaatgtttgaaaatctttAGGTCCGAGGAAAAGCTGAGTTCCCCTTTTTACTCGTTCCGCATCGAAGGGACCAGTATTACTGAAAACGAACAatagtattttattatacagctGAAATTTACTGATAAGTaatttttggataaaaatCTGTTATAGTTGCGTACCCAAGAAGTGCAAAACATCGATACAGCTCACTGACTGGTATATCCTGATAACATTCTTTCTTAGGAACCATGAGACGATACAAATATGATCGAGACTTGGCTGAATGTCTGGCATGAAAGTCTGTGCTGACTTGGTAACAGGAAGTGATTCTGCGTCGTTAAATTTGATACGTGTCTTTGAAAcaggtaaataaattttagatcGATACAATGTTGACCAAGATTTGCATAACAGTTAATAAATACACTGACCTGATCGCATGACCATTCTTAGCAAAAGTCTTATTTAGTCTGTGCTTCATATATTGCGTATTGTATGACTCGTTCTTTGGATGAATCAAGTCGATGTGGGCTGTTGTTGACAGAGCATGAACGCCGCTATCCGTTCTGTGAGAATTGCAGTGGGTGTAAAAATCAGGAAATTCTTGAGCCGTGTTCAGTTATACTCAATTTTCAACCGCCCCATCGATTTCTTTAATACTCATATTATGAATATGTTTACAACATATAAGCAGCAATTAAAACCTGCTCGAAACTTGAAGAATTGGTTCAGATAGACTTCGGGGTTTAATGGAGTCGGCCAATGCTTCTTCAATAGTGCCTTGAATTGTGCGTAAGGACTCTTGTCTTTGCATTCCACTGCAATTGTTCATGTATATtgtgtgaaaattaaacaaattaattagGTTAGACTAAATTTTACCTACTGTTTTAATATTAGTATTAAGCAAGACTGTAATATACAACAAAATATACTAAATCTTGTATAAAAGACGCGTACCTGAAGTGGGTGCCAATATAATTCATGTATAATAAGtatcttttcatttcttacagcTAAATCAGTGCTGAGTGATATTAATAATCGAGTAAGCTGAGAAGGCGTCGTATTTGTATAATTCGGCATGTGGCACGTGAAATTTCCTAACCTAACCCGACTAATTTCTGTTAGGTTAAGGTTGAGTCCATAAATGTTGACAGgtctgaagttagtaacgttaacgtaaaaAAACATCATGGAATAAATCGTAGTACAATTTTAGAAcgactttcaaggagttgaCTTTTCAGTATATGgacatattttatttgttatgaTTTACTAGCTGAATTTCAGTCAATCCTAAGGGTGCGAAgtaaacatgcatcgttaaagCAACGTTACTAAGTTCAACCTCATAAATATTGAGACTTTGAGACTAGTATTGTAGAGTGAGGTTAGAACGCCACAGAAATCTGGATCACGTTGCCCCGGTAACCGGTTTAATTTGCGAAgtgtcaaaattcaaaacaaactACTGATTCGACCCAGTAGCGTGCGCTTATTAGACGTAAATAGCAATGTATATATGCATTTGTGTAGACTCAAGTGGTTAACGGTTCTTGAACCTAAATTACAATGACAATAGGCTGCTAAATTCATTGCTAGTGAACGAATTAGAGAATAGAGGCATCCTTTTTATTACACTGAAGTTATTAAAATGAGATCTCATCCTACATGGGTTGATAAAGTTCAAGATAAAACAGACCAATGGTAAGTGATCAATAACAGCATAAATTAAATACACGGCAAACAATTGAACAAACAATTATGAGGTATCTCAGGATTTCACTGTTATATGCAAAGTTTGTTTAATCTGTATGCATACTCTTGTGTATACAGCATTCAAATGAAAACCAAAGTTTGCATAGTATTTTCCACATGCAAACGCAGTCATAAACagtttttccttcttctttcttaATCCTCATTATTGAATTGATTGTTcccaaatttatttcagcatcTATGATCTCTGCTTCAACCCAGATGGAACCCAATTAATAGTCGCTGCTGGCAGTCAAGTCCTTGTCTACGAAACCAATGATGGTGCGCTTGTACAACCACTCAAAGGTATATTATCCCTATAATTTATTGCTCAATATAACACGGATCACGCCCTTCCTTTTCCACTATTATACCAGATTGTGCAGCATTTTAACTAGTCAACTAAACTAGATTACAAATCACGATTAATTCAAATCTACATTTTAGGACACAAAGATGTCGTCTATTGCGTTTGCTACGCGAGAGATGGAAAGAAGTTTGCATCTGGTAGTGCAGACAAAAGCGTTATTATATGGACTTCCAAGCTCGAAGGAATATTGAAATACTCGTAAGACATTACTAAAGCTTTTTACGCCGGTTCTTTTTTATGTAAGCCTTTGTATGTGCCAATGAATAATGCAAAGCAAATTTTTTAGCCATAGTGAAGCTGTTCAAGCGATGCAATTTAATCCTGTCTCGCACCAGCTGCTCAGTTGTGCACTTTCCGACATCGCATTTTGGTCCACTGAACAGAAGGCTGTGCAGAAGCTGAAGTCTGGAGGAAGAGTAAATTGCTGTGCTTGGACAAAGGATGGACAGTACTTGGCCATTGGACTTGCGCTGGGATATGTTTCTATCAGAAATAAGGTTCGTCTATTAATTATCTcagatttttaattgaaacgtAATAATGTTGAAAGATTATTTCCAGAACGGAGAAGAAAAGACTCGAATTGATCGTGCAGGGGGAACGCCAATCTGGAGTTTGTCTTGGAGCCCATTGAAGTAAGCTGAAATATTTCTGGAACATTCTTCTCACTAAAGAATCATTGGaagtatcaattttatttttaccgacAACAGAGACGATTCTGTGGACGTGTTATGCGTCGCTGATTGGGGCGGCGGTCTTTCCTTCTACACTCTGGCTGGAAAAACAGTGAGCAGGGACAGGTCGCTGAATTTCATTCCACTGAATGTAGCCTACTTTCCTGACGGACAATACATTCTTGTAGCTGGCAGCAATAAACGCTGTTTATTAATGACCCATGACGGCATTCAGCTGGCTTCGATTGGTGATACTTTTTCATCCTGGGTATGGAGTTGCGCTGTTCATCCAGGATCCTCACACGTCGTgcgttcaattttatttctcaatcCCATTGGAATTTGCAAATAGATTTACAATGGCTAACATCTTTTGTGTCCCAGGCCATTGGTTGTCAAGATGGAACAATAACGTATTCTCAATTGTCCTGGAATACTGTGCACGGCTTGTACGGAGACCGATATGCATATCGAGAAAATATGACTGATGTTATAATCCAGCACCTGGTTACAAATCAAAAAGTTCGAATTAAGTGCAAAGATTTGGTATGCCGtacttcaagtttttttcattattcctaCGTCTCCAACCGGATCGAATGAAATTGCATGATTGTTATTTCAGGTCTGTAGAATTGCAGTTTATCGAGATAGACTCGCTGTGCAATTACCTGAACGAGTGATCATATATGAACCTTCGGGAAACAGCGAAGGAATGCACTATCGCATCAGGGACAAACTTCCTCAGTCCTTGAATTGCAATTTGTTAGTTGTAACCACAAACCATTTGGTACTGTGCCTAGACAAACGACTACAGAGCCTAACTTTTACTGGTATTATTGAAAGAGAGTGGATTCTCGATGGCGTTATTACCTACATAAAAGTCGCCGGTGGTCCATCAGGTCAAGAATGCATCATTGCAggttgaattcatttttacgTTTACCAGATTGATATTAGCCTAACagtaattaataatgaataataaacttgtcaatattatatttcaggATTGAAAACCGGATACGTTTCAAAGATATATCTCGACAATCCGTTTCCAGCTCAGCTGGCAAAAGTTGAAGGTGCTATACACTGTCTAGATATTAGCCCACTCAAAGAAAAGTTAGCCGTAGTAAGCGACACGGGTTTGCTTACGGTGTTTGATCTAAATACAGAAGAAATATTACGAGAAATCCAAGATGTTACAAGCGTTGCATTCAATTCCGTGTTTGAGGATATGATGTGCTACTCAGGGAACGATTACTTGGCTGTAAAAGTCGCTGATTTTAACgaatacaaacaaaaattttctggctTTGTTGTCGGGCACAATGGGTCCAAGTTGTACTGTTTAAACGGAGCGGCGATACTGACGGTAGAGGTATGGTTCCAAATATGTAACTCGCAAAACCTCTTTTTAACTTGTTAGGCTAAACTAGTAACAGTGACTAAAGATGACAATGAATTTCAGGTACCAATGTCATCATCTATGTATCAGTACCTAGAAAGAGGAATGTTTAAAGAAGCTTTTGCAATAGCTTGTTTAGGCGTAGCTGAAGGCGATTGGCTCGCTTTGGGGACTGCTGCTCTGGATCACTTAGAATTGAACGTAGCATACGCAGCGTTTTcgcgtattaaaaaattacgttATATCGATATCGTTTCTGAAgttgaggaaaaattgaattctggGGAATGGGGTCGAGAAGCTTGCATGGCTACTGCTGCCGCGGCAATGGGAAAACTTCGAGAAGCTGCAAGACTGTATCAGAAAGCTGGACTTCAACAATACGCTCTTAATATGTATTCAGATTTGAGAATGTTTGATATAGCTCAAGAATTTATCACCAGTGGTAACACTCAGGTACATGAAagacaattttaattttttttgctctaatctcattttacaaaatttaggaattttaGCCAATGATCTTATGTCTACATCTCAGGACCGAACAATTTTACTGAGGCGAAGAGCTGAGTGGGCAAAAAGTTTGGGAGAACCTCGAGCAGCTGCAGAAATGTTCCTCACTGCTGGAGATGTTCAACGAGCCATTAATATCATTGCTGAATATGGTTGGATTGACATGTGCGTATTAGTTGCCTAATTTAAagttcaacaattttcttttcttacacATTGATCTTGACAATTCAGGCTCATCAAAGTTGGAAGACAACTGGATAAGGCCGAGAGAGACAGTTTGTCTATGATAGCTAAAAAACTGAGGCAGTTAGGCGCCACGCATGGCGCTGCTGAAATATTCAGTCGATTAGGAGATGATCCTGACGTTGCTGATGTTTTGATAGACGCACAAGCATGGCCTGAGGCGTTCGAACTGGCGGAAAGAAATCCAAAACTAAAATCTCGCGTTTATGGACCATATGCAAGATGGTTAGCTGAAACTGGTCGTTTTTCTGAAGCTCAAGAAGGTACGATACGAAATTGTTCTCTGTTTGATTTCTcgttaataattgaatatttcaacTGATTTTATATGGGCAGCATTTCAAATGGCTGGTCAACCTGAGGAATCGATATCTGTTCTCACACTGTTAGCCAGAAATGCAGTGGCTGAAAAAAGATTCCGCGATGCTTCGTACTTCTATTGGATCCTTTCACAACTCAGCCTCGATTTGAGCAAGCGTACCGACGAAATAATGGcaacttttcaaatatattatgATAAAGCTGATATTTACTACGCATATAACGAAGTTTACAAATATTTGGTGAGTTGTAATTCATTTGTTAATGACTAATCAGTACAATAATCGTAGGATGTCTTCTTAAAATGTTATACCTTCATGTTTCAGGAAGAACCTTTTACCTCATTGATGCCGGAGGCTTTGTTCAATATATCTCGATTTTTGCTAATGAAAACTCAAGATATACAAGTCGAAGGAGTATCACAGTTCACCATAACTTATACACTGATTAAGCAAGCGCGTATTCTCGGTGCCCATAAATTGGTAACACAGCTCTTTGAGCGATTACGGGGTATGAAAATTCCTGCAAGTCTATTATCGCAAGTGGAGGTCTCAACTTTGGCAGCTAGGGCTTATCCTTACAGCGATCCTGAAGAACTCCTACCTCTTTGCTACCGCTGTTCTACCTTCAATTCACTTCTACCTTCCAACAACATTTTTGGAAATAAATGTGTTCAGTGCGGACTTAAATTTCAGCATTCATTCGTCATGTTTGGTAAGTTCAAGTCAAAAGGATActttattcataaatactttTAAACTATAGATGGGGGAAAGAAACACAGAGACCAATTCCACTAGAAATCGTCAATTATTGTTTTGTATATTCATTCCGTCAGCGCAATATTCTTCTTATTTAATGTGAATACCTCTTGCCTATCCAGAAATATTACCTATAGTTGAATTTGAGTTGGAAGAAGGAATCACTGACGAAGAAGCCAAAAGATTAATCGAAGAGCCAAGACCTCTTTCTGATAGTTCTTCGATCAGTGATAATCAACTCACCATACCTACGCCCGTTGGCGACCTGTTTACAGCTCGCTTGATACGATACGAGGTATATATCACAATTCTACAaacaatttatatatatacgctcTTGTCATTCGTAgctgcaattatttttcagaaatattacacaaattttcaatattcgcaGGATAAGACAGGCGAATCTAGAATTACCGTTGGTCGAGGTGTTTTAGCAAGTATAGAACCGTCCAGCG
This is a stretch of genomic DNA from Neodiprion fabricii isolate iyNeoFabr1 chromosome 2, iyNeoFabr1.1, whole genome shotgun sequence. It encodes these proteins:
- the LOC124176088 gene encoding tRNA pseudouridine synthase A isoform X3; translated protein: MKRYLLYMNYIGTHFSGMQRQESLRTIQGTIEEALADSIKPRSLSEPILQVSSRTDSGVHALSTTAHIDLIHPKNESYNTQYMKHRLNKTFAKNGHAIRITSCYQVSTDFHARHSAKSRSYLYRLMVPKKECYQDIPVSELYRCFALLGNTGPFDAERVKRGTQLFLGPKDFQTFAGKIKNKYQNKKVVYVRQLDYFTVEKGQPLMIDDPLSTQFDYWDFRCGGRAFLYNQVRRMVGTLITLGLGKITERDIRCMLQVPSRHNWDSRVQVLPPYALYLCEI
- the LOC124176088 gene encoding tRNA pseudouridine synthase A isoform X2, which encodes MQRQESLRTIQGTIEEALADSIKPRSLSEPILQVSSRTDSGVHALSTTAHIDLIHPKNESYNTQYMKHRLNKTFAKNGHAIRITSCYQVSTDFHARHSAKSRSYLYRLMVPKKECYQDIPVSELYRCFALLGNTGPFDAERVKRGTQLFLGPKDFQTFAGKIKNKYQNKKVVYVRQLDYFTVEKGQPLMIDDPLSTQFDYWDFRCGGRAFLYNQVRRMVGTLITLGLGKITERDIRCMLQVPSRHNWDSRVQVLPPYALYLCEVGYDPLDLKKNIICEDQSSVAVN
- the LOC124176088 gene encoding tRNA pseudouridine synthase A isoform X1; this encodes MKRYLLYMNYIGTHFSGMQRQESLRTIQGTIEEALADSIKPRSLSEPILQVSSRTDSGVHALSTTAHIDLIHPKNESYNTQYMKHRLNKTFAKNGHAIRITSCYQVSTDFHARHSAKSRSYLYRLMVPKKECYQDIPVSELYRCFALLGNTGPFDAERVKRGTQLFLGPKDFQTFAGKIKNKYQNKKVVYVRQLDYFTVEKGQPLMIDDPLSTQFDYWDFRCGGRAFLYNQVRRMVGTLITLGLGKITERDIRCMLQVPSRHNWDSRVQVLPPYALYLCEVGYDPLDLKKNIICEDQSSVAVN
- the LOC124176088 gene encoding tRNA pseudouridine synthase-like 1 isoform X4, with product MLTDSGVHALSTTAHIDLIHPKNESYNTQYMKHRLNKTFAKNGHAIRITSCYQVSTDFHARHSAKSRSYLYRLMVPKKECYQDIPVSELYRCFALLGNTGPFDAERVKRGTQLFLGPKDFQTFAGKIKNKYQNKKVVYVRQLDYFTVEKGQPLMIDDPLSTQFDYWDFRCGGRAFLYNQVRRMVGTLITLGLGKITERDIRCMLQVPSRHNWDSRVQVLPPYALYLCEVGYDPLDLKKNIICEDQSSVAVN